One part of the Loxodonta africana isolate mLoxAfr1 chromosome 13, mLoxAfr1.hap2, whole genome shotgun sequence genome encodes these proteins:
- the PCLAF gene encoding PCNA-associated factor isoform X1: protein MAGDSFSGPCPEKRPRLGSQLATFISSGFNMVRTKADRVPGTYRKVVASRAPRKVLGSSTSATNTASPSSRKAENKYAGGNPVCVRPTPKWQKGIGEFFSLSSKDSEKENRIPEEAGSSGLGKAKRKTRPLQPDHTDDENE from the exons ATGGCGGGAGATTCGTTTTCGGGTCCTTGTCCCGAGAAACGTCCTCGGCTGGGGAGCCAGTTGGCTACTTTCATCTCTTCCGGTTTCAACATGGTGCGGACTAAAGCAGACAGGGTCCCGGGCACCTACCGAAAAG TGGTGGCTTCTCGAGCCCCCAGGAAGGTGCTTGGCTCCTCCACCTCTGCCACTAACACCGCGTCGCCCTCGTCGCGGAAAG CTGAAAATAAGTATGCAGGAGGGAATCCAGTTTGTGTTCGCCCAACTCCCAAGTGGCAAAAAGGAATTGGCGAATTCTTCAGTCTGTCCTCTAAAGATTCAGAAAAAGAGAATCGGATTCCTGAAGAAGCAGGAAGTAGTGGCTTAGGAAAAGCAAAGAGAAA AACACGTCCTTTGCAACCTGATCACACAGATGACGAAAATGAATAG
- the PCLAF gene encoding PCNA-associated factor isoform X2, with translation MAGDSFSGPCPEKRPRLGSQLATFISSGFNMVRTKADRVPGTYRKVVASRAPRKVLGSSTSATNTASPSSRKAENKYAGGNPVCVRPTPKWQKGIGEFFSLSSKDSEKENRIPEEAGSSGLGKAKRKTC, from the exons ATGGCGGGAGATTCGTTTTCGGGTCCTTGTCCCGAGAAACGTCCTCGGCTGGGGAGCCAGTTGGCTACTTTCATCTCTTCCGGTTTCAACATGGTGCGGACTAAAGCAGACAGGGTCCCGGGCACCTACCGAAAAG TGGTGGCTTCTCGAGCCCCCAGGAAGGTGCTTGGCTCCTCCACCTCTGCCACTAACACCGCGTCGCCCTCGTCGCGGAAAG CTGAAAATAAGTATGCAGGAGGGAATCCAGTTTGTGTTCGCCCAACTCCCAAGTGGCAAAAAGGAATTGGCGAATTCTTCAGTCTGTCCTCTAAAGATTCAGAAAAAGAGAATCGGATTCCTGAAGAAGCAGGAAGTAGTGGCTTAGGAAAAGCAAAGAGAAA AACATGTTGA